A part of Desulfobaccales bacterium genomic DNA contains:
- a CDS encoding response regulator, which translates to MKPRILLIEDDVHIRRFLRASLPTQGYELLEAADGREGLSLAASQPVEVILLDLGLPDLEGIEIIRQVRQWSRVPIIVLSARDQEREKVITLDAGADDYLTKPFGVGELLARIRVALRRSLQDREGRDESLFEVGNIRVDLERRQVYRAGEEVHLTPTEYKLLTVLIRHAGKVVTHRQLLKEVWGPSFVDQGAYLRIFVRHLRRKLEDNPARPAFLLTDPGVGYRLRAPEE; encoded by the coding sequence ATGAAGCCCCGGATTCTTTTAATCGAGGACGACGTCCATATAAGGCGGTTTTTGCGGGCCAGCCTGCCCACCCAGGGCTATGAGCTCCTGGAGGCGGCCGACGGCCGGGAGGGGCTGAGCTTAGCCGCTTCCCAGCCGGTGGAGGTCATCCTCCTGGACCTGGGCCTGCCGGACCTGGAGGGCATCGAGATCATCCGCCAGGTGCGCCAGTGGTCCCGGGTGCCCATCATCGTGCTTTCCGCCCGGGATCAGGAGCGGGAGAAGGTGATCACCCTGGATGCCGGTGCCGATGATTATCTCACCAAGCCCTTCGGGGTGGGGGAGCTCCTGGCCCGCATCCGGGTGGCCCTGCGCCGCTCCCTCCAGGACCGGGAGGGCCGGGATGAGAGTCTCTTCGAAGTGGGGAACATCCGGGTGGATCTGGAGAGGCGGCAAGTCTATCGGGCCGGGGAGGAAGTGCATCTCACCCCCACCGAATACAAGCTTCTCACCGTGCTCATCCGCCACGCCGGCAAGGTGGTGACCCACCGCCAGCTCCTCAAGGAGGTCTGGGGGCCCTCCTTTGTGGATCAGGGGGCATATTTGCGCATCTTTGTGCGCCATCTGCGGCGCAAGCTGGAGGACAATCCCGCCCGGCCGGCCTTCCTCCTCACCGACCCCGGGGTGGGCTACCGCCTTAGGGCCCCGGAGGAGTGA
- a CDS encoding ATP-binding protein yields MPLEGQVQPGDTFPPAEEGGRPRLLVCLPPAAVALELVRLAHRRAAALEADWFALTVETPGQADLPSEKQEALRQAFKWAAQLGGQVVQAAGVRVGPEILRFARENRITALLVGRSRRRGWRRLWRRPLADYLLRHSGVEVWVAPLPAGESKRSASPHVLPLSRRLLRESGLAAAGVGLTSAVAGLVSPWLSFTGVVLLYLLAVAVLSAVLSRGPALLAAGAAVAAADFLFVPEYWSFRIAYPDYALTLVVMLAVSLIISGLTARSRFQARVARLRERQAAAMYELGQKLSLAPDRETLLATAVAHLEEVFEARASVLLPGGDRELRLAAGPPLPEDVREAMVARWVYRHRHPAGAGTATLPAVKALYVPLGPPQQPVGVLRVELPDRGMAASEMLPLLQGLARQVGLALEREELSRQARAAQVEVEAERLRNLLLSSVSHDLKTPLTVIAGSASTLLENPGLDEATRTELAHTIYEEARRLDRLVHNLLEMSRLQSGRVELNRDWHDLEEVLGSALNQLEARLQGRALTLELDPDLPLVHLDALLIERVFINLLDNALKYSPEERPITLRAFRSNGEVVVEVADQGPGLPPGAEAKVFDKFYQAAPGSHRGVGLGLSICRSIVEIHGGRMEAANRPEGGAVFRFSLPLGENAPAHSQEMPPPQGIVP; encoded by the coding sequence CGGCAGTTGCGCTAGAGCTGGTGCGCCTGGCCCACCGCCGGGCCGCGGCCCTGGAAGCCGACTGGTTCGCCCTGACAGTGGAAACGCCAGGGCAGGCAGACCTTCCCTCCGAAAAGCAGGAAGCCCTCCGCCAGGCCTTTAAGTGGGCGGCCCAGCTGGGGGGGCAGGTGGTGCAGGCCGCCGGCGTCCGGGTGGGCCCGGAGATCCTCCGGTTTGCCCGGGAGAACCGCATCACCGCCCTTCTGGTGGGGCGGAGCCGGCGCCGCGGCTGGCGGCGGCTGTGGCGCCGGCCACTGGCAGATTATCTCCTGCGCCACAGCGGAGTGGAGGTCTGGGTGGCGCCGCTGCCGGCAGGGGAGTCCAAGAGGAGCGCGTCCCCCCATGTCCTGCCCCTGTCCCGCCGACTTCTGAGAGAATCCGGGCTGGCCGCCGCGGGGGTGGGGCTCACCAGCGCGGTGGCCGGGCTGGTCTCTCCCTGGCTCTCCTTCACCGGAGTGGTGCTCCTCTATCTCCTGGCCGTGGCGGTGCTCTCCGCGGTCCTGAGCCGGGGGCCCGCCCTTCTGGCAGCCGGAGCTGCGGTGGCGGCGGCGGACTTCCTCTTTGTGCCGGAATACTGGTCCTTCCGCATCGCCTATCCGGATTATGCCCTGACCTTGGTGGTCATGCTGGCGGTGAGTCTCATCATCAGCGGGCTCACGGCCCGCAGCCGCTTTCAGGCCCGGGTGGCCAGGCTGAGGGAGCGCCAGGCCGCGGCCATGTATGAATTGGGGCAGAAACTGAGCCTGGCGCCGGACCGGGAGACGCTTTTGGCCACCGCGGTGGCCCACCTGGAGGAGGTCTTTGAGGCCCGGGCCTCGGTGCTGCTGCCGGGAGGGGATAGGGAACTCAGGCTGGCGGCGGGGCCGCCGCTTCCCGAGGACGTGCGGGAGGCCATGGTGGCCCGCTGGGTCTACCGCCACCGCCACCCTGCCGGGGCCGGTACCGCCACCCTGCCGGCGGTCAAGGCCCTGTATGTGCCCCTGGGCCCGCCCCAGCAGCCGGTGGGGGTGCTGCGGGTGGAGCTGCCGGACAGGGGCATGGCCGCCTCGGAGATGCTGCCTCTCCTTCAGGGGCTGGCCCGGCAGGTGGGTCTGGCCCTGGAGCGAGAGGAGCTCTCCCGGCAGGCCCGGGCGGCCCAGGTGGAGGTGGAGGCGGAGCGGCTGCGCAACCTGCTGCTCAGCTCCGTGTCCCATGACCTGAAAACGCCCCTCACCGTGATTGCCGGTTCCGCCAGCACCCTGCTGGAGAATCCCGGGCTGGACGAGGCCACCAGGACGGAACTGGCCCACACCATCTATGAGGAGGCCCGCCGCCTGGACCGGCTGGTGCACAACCTCCTGGAGATGAGCCGCCTGCAGTCCGGGCGGGTGGAGTTGAACCGGGACTGGCATGACCTGGAGGAGGTGCTGGGAAGCGCCCTCAACCAGTTGGAGGCCCGGCTGCAGGGGCGGGCCCTGACGCTGGAGCTGGACCCCGACCTGCCGCTGGTGCACCTGGATGCCCTGCTCATCGAGCGGGTCTTCATCAACCTGTTGGACAACGCCCTCAAATACAGCCCCGAGGAGCGGCCCATCACCCTCAGGGCATTCCGGAGCAACGGGGAGGTGGTGGTGGAGGTGGCGGATCAGGGACCGGGTCTGCCCCCCGGAGCGGAGGCCAAGGTCTTCGACAAGTTTTACCAGGCGGCGCCGGGCAGCCACCGGGGCGTGGGGCTGGGCTTGAGTATCTGCCGCAGCATCGTGGAGATCCACGGCGGCCGCATGGAGGCGGCCAACCGGCCGGAAGGCGGGGCAGTCTTCCGCTTCAGCCTGCCCCTGGGGGAGAATGCCCCCGCCCACAGCCAGGAGATGCCCCCGCCGCAGGGGATCGTTCCATGA